The following coding sequences lie in one Arabidopsis thaliana chromosome 3, partial sequence genomic window:
- the RTFL20 gene encoding ROTUNDIFOLIA like 20 (ROTUNDIFOLIA like 20 (RTFL20); CONTAINS InterPro DOMAIN/s: DVL (InterPro:IPR012552); Has 13 Blast hits to 13 proteins in 4 species: Archae - 0; Bacteria - 0; Metazoa - 0; Fungi - 0; Plants - 13; Viruses - 0; Other Eukaryotes - 0 (source: NCBI BLink).), whose protein sequence is MREKYTKEEAVKNWEKKKNKPSSPKGVGEFLKKKKGRFYIIGKCITMLLCSHK, encoded by the coding sequence ATGAGGGAGAAGTACACAAAGGAGGAAGCAGTGAAGAattgggagaagaagaagaacaagccTTCTTCACCAAAAGGAGTTGGAGAGTttctgaaaaagaagaaaggaaggtTCTACATTATTGGAAAATGTATTACTATGCTTCTTTGTTCACACAAGTGA
- the HDA15 gene encoding histone deacetylase 15 (histone deacetylase 15 (HDA15); FUNCTIONS IN: histone deacetylase activity; INVOLVED IN: DNA mediated transformation, histone deacetylation; LOCATED IN: intracellular; EXPRESSED IN: 25 plant structures; EXPRESSED DURING: 15 growth stages; CONTAINS InterPro DOMAIN/s: Zinc finger, RanBP2-type (InterPro:IPR001876), Histone deacetylase superfamily (InterPro:IPR000286); BEST Arabidopsis thaliana protein match is: histone deacetylase 5 (TAIR:AT5G61060.1); Has 9240 Blast hits to 9035 proteins in 1456 species: Archae - 223; Bacteria - 3186; Metazoa - 1508; Fungi - 639; Plants - 555; Viruses - 0; Other Eukaryotes - 3129 (source: NCBI BLink).): MVVETIERSCEGSKRRHVNGGDIAVPCSGEECSNGDINVAPGVSAKRARVSREMTFEDIYGADALLNDDDDEDDDCDWEPVQAPMEFVKWCCVNCTMSNPGDMVHCCICGEHKESGILRHGYLASPFFKDTGLIEVEEKYGGSSSATSSTAVGFDERMLLHSEFEVKAQPHPERPDRLRAIAASLATAGVFPGRCLPINAREITKQELQMVHTSEHVDAVDTTSQLLYSYFTSDTYANEYSARAARLAAGLCADLATDIFTGRVKNGFALVRPPGHHAGVRHAMGFCLHNNAAVAALVAQAAGAKKVLIVDWDVHHGNGTQEIFEQNKSVLYISLHRHEGGNFYPGTGAADEVGSNGGEGYCVNVPWSCGGVGDKDYIFAFQHVVLPIASAFSPDFVIISAGFDAARGDPLGCCDVTPAGYSRMTQMLGDLCGGKMLVILEGGYNLRSISASATAVIKVLLGENPENELPIATTPSVAGLQTVLDVLNIQLEFWPSLAISYSKLLSELEARLIENKKNQMKRKVVRVPTWWKWGRKKLLYNFLSARMISRSK, translated from the exons ATGGTTGTAGAAACTATCGAGAGGTCTTGTGAGGGTTCAAAGAGAAGACATGTGAACGGTGGAGATATCGCTGTTCCTTGTTCGGGAGAAGAGTGTAGCAATGGAGATATAAATGTAGCTCCTGGAGTTTCAGCG AAAAGAGCTAGGGTTTCTAGAGAAATGACGTTTGAAGATATTTACGGTGCTGATGCATTACTcaatgatgacgatgatgaggatgatgattgTGATTGGGAACCTGTGCAGGCGCCTATGGAGTTTGTAAAATGGTGTTGTGTCAATTGCACTATGTCGAACCCTGGTGATATGGTCCACTGTTGT ATATGCGGTGAGCACAAGGAATCTGGCATTTTGAGGCATGGATATTTAGCGTCTCCCTTTTTTAAAGACACTGGTCTCATTGAAGTCGAGGAGAAATATGGAG GAAGCTCATCTGCAACCAGCTCGACAGCTGTTGGGTTCGACGAGAGAATGTTGCTACACTCAGAA TTTGAAGTGAAGGCACAACCACATCCAGAGAGACCTGATCGTCTTCGAGCTATAGCTGCTAGTCTTGCCACAGCTG GTGTTTTTCCTGGAAGATGCTTGCCTATCAATGCAAGGGAAATCACGAAACAAGAACTCCAGATG GTCCACACTTCAGAGCATGTTGATGCTGTTGATACTACAAGCCAGCTTCTCTATAG CTACTTCACCTCTGACACATATGCTAATGAGTATTCAGCACGTGCTGCTAGACTTGCAGCAGGTTTGTGCGCTGATCTAGCTACAGATATTTTCACTGGCCGTGTAAAAAATGGTTTTGCTTTG GTTAGACCTCCCGGTCATCATGCTGGCGTCAGGCATGCTATGGGGTTTTGCCTTCACAATAATGCAGCCGTTGCTGCATTAGTAGCACAAGCAGCAGGGGCAAAGAAGGTGCTGATTGTGGACTGG GATGTCCATCATGGCAACGGAACCCAAGAGATATtcgaacaaaacaaatct GTATTGTACATATCCTTGCACAGACATGAGGGAGGAAACTTCTATCCCGGTACTGGAGCTGCTGATGAG GTTGGTTCTAATGGTGGGGAAGGTTATTGTGTAAATGTTCCATGGAGTTGCGGTGGAGTTGGGGATAAAGACTATATCTTTGCGTTTCAACATGTGGTTCTCCCCATAG CTTCTGCATTTTCTCCAGATTTTGTCATCATATCTGCGGGATTTGATGCGGCTAGAGGAGACCCACTAGGATGCTGTGAT GTGACTCCGGCTGGCTATTCTCGAATGACACAGATGTTGGGTGATCTGTGTGGTGGGAAAATGCTAGTTATTCTCGAGGGCGG CTACAATCTTCGCTCCATATCTGCTTCTGCAACAGCAGTGATCAAG GTGCTTCTGGGTGAAAATCCGGAGAACGAGTTGCCCATCGCCACCACGCCTTCAGTAGCCGGCCTGCAAACTGTTCTTGATGTACTGAATATCCAACTGGAGTTCTGGCCATCACTTGCTATCAGCTACTCCAAATTACTCTCAGAGTTGGAAGCACGTCTGATCGAAAACAAAA AAAATCAGATGAAAAGGAAGGTTGTTCGGGTTCCGACATGGTGGAAATGGGGACGAAAGAAGCTTTTGTACAACTTTCTCTCGGCTCGTATGATTTCAAGATCAAAGTGA
- the HDA15 gene encoding histone deacetylase 15, with translation MVVETIERSCEGSKRRHVNGGDIAVPCSGEECSNGDINVAPGVSAKRARVSREMTFEDIYGADALLNDDDDEDDDCDWEPVQAPMEFVKWCCVNCTMSNPGDMVHCCICGEHKESGILRHGYLASPFFKDTGLIEVEEKYGGSSSATSSTAVGFDERMLLHSEFEVKAQPHPERPDRLRAIAASLATAGVFPGRCLPINAREITKQELQMVHTSEHVDAVDTTSQLLYSYFTSDTYANEYSARAARLAAGLCADLATDIFTGRVKNGFALVRPPGHHAGVRHAMGFCLHNNAAVAALVAQAAGAKKVLIVDWDVHHGNGTQEIFEQNKSVLYISLHRHEGGNFYPGTGAADEVGSNGGEGYCVNVPWSCGGVGDKDYIFAFQHVVLPIASAFSPDFVIISAGFDAARGDPLGCCDVTPAGYSRMTQMLGDLCGGKMLVILEGGYVFCSFLE, from the exons ATGGTTGTAGAAACTATCGAGAGGTCTTGTGAGGGTTCAAAGAGAAGACATGTGAACGGTGGAGATATCGCTGTTCCTTGTTCGGGAGAAGAGTGTAGCAATGGAGATATAAATGTAGCTCCTGGAGTTTCAGCG AAAAGAGCTAGGGTTTCTAGAGAAATGACGTTTGAAGATATTTACGGTGCTGATGCATTACTcaatgatgacgatgatgaggatgatgattgTGATTGGGAACCTGTGCAGGCGCCTATGGAGTTTGTAAAATGGTGTTGTGTCAATTGCACTATGTCGAACCCTGGTGATATGGTCCACTGTTGT ATATGCGGTGAGCACAAGGAATCTGGCATTTTGAGGCATGGATATTTAGCGTCTCCCTTTTTTAAAGACACTGGTCTCATTGAAGTCGAGGAGAAATATGGAG GAAGCTCATCTGCAACCAGCTCGACAGCTGTTGGGTTCGACGAGAGAATGTTGCTACACTCAGAA TTTGAAGTGAAGGCACAACCACATCCAGAGAGACCTGATCGTCTTCGAGCTATAGCTGCTAGTCTTGCCACAGCTG GTGTTTTTCCTGGAAGATGCTTGCCTATCAATGCAAGGGAAATCACGAAACAAGAACTCCAGATG GTCCACACTTCAGAGCATGTTGATGCTGTTGATACTACAAGCCAGCTTCTCTATAG CTACTTCACCTCTGACACATATGCTAATGAGTATTCAGCACGTGCTGCTAGACTTGCAGCAGGTTTGTGCGCTGATCTAGCTACAGATATTTTCACTGGCCGTGTAAAAAATGGTTTTGCTTTG GTTAGACCTCCCGGTCATCATGCTGGCGTCAGGCATGCTATGGGGTTTTGCCTTCACAATAATGCAGCCGTTGCTGCATTAGTAGCACAAGCAGCAGGGGCAAAGAAGGTGCTGATTGTGGACTGG GATGTCCATCATGGCAACGGAACCCAAGAGATATtcgaacaaaacaaatct GTATTGTACATATCCTTGCACAGACATGAGGGAGGAAACTTCTATCCCGGTACTGGAGCTGCTGATGAG GTTGGTTCTAATGGTGGGGAAGGTTATTGTGTAAATGTTCCATGGAGTTGCGGTGGAGTTGGGGATAAAGACTATATCTTTGCGTTTCAACATGTGGTTCTCCCCATAG CTTCTGCATTTTCTCCAGATTTTGTCATCATATCTGCGGGATTTGATGCGGCTAGAGGAGACCCACTAGGATGCTGTGAT GTGACTCCGGCTGGCTATTCTCGAATGACACAGATGTTGGGTGATCTGTGTGGTGGGAAAATGCTAGTTATTCTCGAGGGCGGGTATGTGTTTTGCAGTTTTTTGGAGTAG
- the HDA15 gene encoding histone deacetylase 15 — translation MVVETIERSCEGSKRRHVNGGDIAVPCSGEECSNGDINVAPGVSAKRARVSREMTFEDIYGADALLNDDDDEDDDCDWEPVQAPMEFVKWCCVNCTMSNPGDMVHCCICGEHKESGILRHGYLASPFFKDTGLIEVEEKYGGSSSATSSTAVGFDERMLLHSEFEVKAQPHPERPDRLRAIAASLATAGVFPGRCLPINAREITKQELQMVHTSEHVDAVDTTSQLLYSYFTSDTYANEYSARAARLAAGLCADLATDIFTGRVKNGFALVRPPGHHAGVRHAMGFCLHNNAAVAALVAQAAGAKKVLIVDWDVHHGNGTQEIFEQNKSVLYISLHRHEGGNFYPGTGAADEVGSNGGEGYCVNVPWSCGGVGDKDYIFAFQHVVLPIASAFSPDFVIISAGFDAARGDPLGCCDVTPAGYSRMTQMLGDLCGGKMLVILEGGYNLRSISASATAVIKVLLGENPENELPIATTPSVAGLQTVLDVLNIQLEFWPSLAISYSKLLSELEARLIENKSE, via the exons ATGGTTGTAGAAACTATCGAGAGGTCTTGTGAGGGTTCAAAGAGAAGACATGTGAACGGTGGAGATATCGCTGTTCCTTGTTCGGGAGAAGAGTGTAGCAATGGAGATATAAATGTAGCTCCTGGAGTTTCAGCG AAAAGAGCTAGGGTTTCTAGAGAAATGACGTTTGAAGATATTTACGGTGCTGATGCATTACTcaatgatgacgatgatgaggatgatgattgTGATTGGGAACCTGTGCAGGCGCCTATGGAGTTTGTAAAATGGTGTTGTGTCAATTGCACTATGTCGAACCCTGGTGATATGGTCCACTGTTGT ATATGCGGTGAGCACAAGGAATCTGGCATTTTGAGGCATGGATATTTAGCGTCTCCCTTTTTTAAAGACACTGGTCTCATTGAAGTCGAGGAGAAATATGGAG GAAGCTCATCTGCAACCAGCTCGACAGCTGTTGGGTTCGACGAGAGAATGTTGCTACACTCAGAA TTTGAAGTGAAGGCACAACCACATCCAGAGAGACCTGATCGTCTTCGAGCTATAGCTGCTAGTCTTGCCACAGCTG GTGTTTTTCCTGGAAGATGCTTGCCTATCAATGCAAGGGAAATCACGAAACAAGAACTCCAGATG GTCCACACTTCAGAGCATGTTGATGCTGTTGATACTACAAGCCAGCTTCTCTATAG CTACTTCACCTCTGACACATATGCTAATGAGTATTCAGCACGTGCTGCTAGACTTGCAGCAGGTTTGTGCGCTGATCTAGCTACAGATATTTTCACTGGCCGTGTAAAAAATGGTTTTGCTTTG GTTAGACCTCCCGGTCATCATGCTGGCGTCAGGCATGCTATGGGGTTTTGCCTTCACAATAATGCAGCCGTTGCTGCATTAGTAGCACAAGCAGCAGGGGCAAAGAAGGTGCTGATTGTGGACTGG GATGTCCATCATGGCAACGGAACCCAAGAGATATtcgaacaaaacaaatct GTATTGTACATATCCTTGCACAGACATGAGGGAGGAAACTTCTATCCCGGTACTGGAGCTGCTGATGAG GTTGGTTCTAATGGTGGGGAAGGTTATTGTGTAAATGTTCCATGGAGTTGCGGTGGAGTTGGGGATAAAGACTATATCTTTGCGTTTCAACATGTGGTTCTCCCCATAG CTTCTGCATTTTCTCCAGATTTTGTCATCATATCTGCGGGATTTGATGCGGCTAGAGGAGACCCACTAGGATGCTGTGAT GTGACTCCGGCTGGCTATTCTCGAATGACACAGATGTTGGGTGATCTGTGTGGTGGGAAAATGCTAGTTATTCTCGAGGGCGG CTACAATCTTCGCTCCATATCTGCTTCTGCAACAGCAGTGATCAAG GTGCTTCTGGGTGAAAATCCGGAGAACGAGTTGCCCATCGCCACCACGCCTTCAGTAGCCGGCCTGCAAACTGTTCTTGATGTACTGAATATCCAACTGGAGTTCTGGCCATCACTTGCTATCAGCTACTCCAAATTACTCTCAGAGTTGGAAGCACGTCTGATCGAAAACAAAAGTGAGTGA
- the HDA15 gene encoding histone deacetylase 15 (histone deacetylase 15 (HDA15); FUNCTIONS IN: histone deacetylase activity; INVOLVED IN: DNA mediated transformation, histone deacetylation; LOCATED IN: intracellular; EXPRESSED IN: 25 plant structures; EXPRESSED DURING: 15 growth stages; CONTAINS InterPro DOMAIN/s: Zinc finger, RanBP2-type (InterPro:IPR001876), Histone deacetylase superfamily (InterPro:IPR000286); BEST Arabidopsis thaliana protein match is: histone deacetylase 5 (TAIR:AT5G61060.1); Has 9308 Blast hits to 9105 proteins in 1476 species: Archae - 223; Bacteria - 3234; Metazoa - 1500; Fungi - 655; Plants - 551; Viruses - 0; Other Eukaryotes - 3145 (source: NCBI BLink).), producing MVVETIERSCEGSKRRHVNGGDIAVPCSGEECSNGDINVAPGVSAKRARVSREMTFEDIYGADALLNDDDDEDDDCDWEPVQAPMEFVKWCCVNCTMSNPGDMVHCCICGEHKESGILRHGYLASPFFKDTGLIEVEEKYGGSSSATSSTAVGFDERMLLHSEFEVKAQPHPERPDRLRAIAASLATAGVFPGRCLPINAREITKQELQMVHTSEHVDAVDTTSQLLYSYFTSDTYANEYSARAARLAAGLCADLATDIFTGRVKNGFALVRPPGHHAGVRHAMGFCLHNNAAVAALVAQAAGAKKVLIVDWDVHHGNGTQEIFEQNKSVLYISLHRHEGGNFYPGTGAADEVGSNGGEGYCVNVPWSCGGVGDKDYIFAFQHVVLPIASAFSPDFVIISAGFDAARGDPLGCCDVTPAGYSRMTQMLGDLCGGKMLVILEGGYNLRSISASATAVIKVLLGENPENELPIATTPSVAGLQTVLDVLNIQLEFWPSLAISYSKLLSELEARLIENKSEKSDEKEGCSGSDMVEMGTKEAFVQLSLGSYDFKIKVILESILPNPS from the exons ATGGTTGTAGAAACTATCGAGAGGTCTTGTGAGGGTTCAAAGAGAAGACATGTGAACGGTGGAGATATCGCTGTTCCTTGTTCGGGAGAAGAGTGTAGCAATGGAGATATAAATGTAGCTCCTGGAGTTTCAGCG AAAAGAGCTAGGGTTTCTAGAGAAATGACGTTTGAAGATATTTACGGTGCTGATGCATTACTcaatgatgacgatgatgaggatgatgattgTGATTGGGAACCTGTGCAGGCGCCTATGGAGTTTGTAAAATGGTGTTGTGTCAATTGCACTATGTCGAACCCTGGTGATATGGTCCACTGTTGT ATATGCGGTGAGCACAAGGAATCTGGCATTTTGAGGCATGGATATTTAGCGTCTCCCTTTTTTAAAGACACTGGTCTCATTGAAGTCGAGGAGAAATATGGAG GAAGCTCATCTGCAACCAGCTCGACAGCTGTTGGGTTCGACGAGAGAATGTTGCTACACTCAGAA TTTGAAGTGAAGGCACAACCACATCCAGAGAGACCTGATCGTCTTCGAGCTATAGCTGCTAGTCTTGCCACAGCTG GTGTTTTTCCTGGAAGATGCTTGCCTATCAATGCAAGGGAAATCACGAAACAAGAACTCCAGATG GTCCACACTTCAGAGCATGTTGATGCTGTTGATACTACAAGCCAGCTTCTCTATAG CTACTTCACCTCTGACACATATGCTAATGAGTATTCAGCACGTGCTGCTAGACTTGCAGCAGGTTTGTGCGCTGATCTAGCTACAGATATTTTCACTGGCCGTGTAAAAAATGGTTTTGCTTTG GTTAGACCTCCCGGTCATCATGCTGGCGTCAGGCATGCTATGGGGTTTTGCCTTCACAATAATGCAGCCGTTGCTGCATTAGTAGCACAAGCAGCAGGGGCAAAGAAGGTGCTGATTGTGGACTGG GATGTCCATCATGGCAACGGAACCCAAGAGATATtcgaacaaaacaaatct GTATTGTACATATCCTTGCACAGACATGAGGGAGGAAACTTCTATCCCGGTACTGGAGCTGCTGATGAG GTTGGTTCTAATGGTGGGGAAGGTTATTGTGTAAATGTTCCATGGAGTTGCGGTGGAGTTGGGGATAAAGACTATATCTTTGCGTTTCAACATGTGGTTCTCCCCATAG CTTCTGCATTTTCTCCAGATTTTGTCATCATATCTGCGGGATTTGATGCGGCTAGAGGAGACCCACTAGGATGCTGTGAT GTGACTCCGGCTGGCTATTCTCGAATGACACAGATGTTGGGTGATCTGTGTGGTGGGAAAATGCTAGTTATTCTCGAGGGCGG CTACAATCTTCGCTCCATATCTGCTTCTGCAACAGCAGTGATCAAG GTGCTTCTGGGTGAAAATCCGGAGAACGAGTTGCCCATCGCCACCACGCCTTCAGTAGCCGGCCTGCAAACTGTTCTTGATGTACTGAATATCCAACTGGAGTTCTGGCCATCACTTGCTATCAGCTACTCCAAATTACTCTCAGAGTTGGAAGCACGTCTGATCGAAAACAAAAGTGA AAAATCAGATGAAAAGGAAGGTTGTTCGGGTTCCGACATGGTGGAAATGGGGACGAAAGAAGCTTTTGTACAACTTTCTCTCGGCTCGTATGATTTCAAGATCAAAGTGATTTTAGAAAGCATTCTTCCTAATCCGTCGTAG